A stretch of the Aggregicoccus sp. 17bor-14 genome encodes the following:
- a CDS encoding CPBP family intramembrane glutamic endopeptidase, whose product MTKPTLRSLFLDSERRLRTGWWFPLYLFCAGAFGLPVLFVLHARGVELTESQRHALTASFFILAGWACQALRRRPLAELGLRLDGRWLRELCVGLALGAALMLAPALLLTAVRAVHWQLPAGGAALLLPGLGLCAAVALGEEVFFRGFLFQRLVHGLGRWPAQLLVAVLFVATHWNNPGMSGLTRVWASVNIFLASLLFGAAFLRTRALAMPLGLHLAANWVQGSVLGFGVSGFGGAGLLQPELKGPDWLTGGAFGLEASLPGLLCVAALLALVLRWRGASPADNPSP is encoded by the coding sequence ATGACGAAGCCCACCCTGCGCTCTCTCTTCCTCGACTCCGAGCGCCGCCTGCGCACGGGCTGGTGGTTCCCCCTCTACCTGTTCTGCGCCGGCGCCTTCGGCCTGCCGGTGCTCTTCGTGCTGCACGCGCGCGGTGTCGAGCTCACTGAGTCGCAGCGGCACGCCCTCACGGCGAGCTTCTTCATCCTGGCAGGGTGGGCGTGTCAGGCGCTGCGGCGCAGGCCGCTCGCAGAGCTCGGCCTGCGGCTCGATGGGCGCTGGCTGCGTGAGCTCTGCGTGGGGCTCGCGCTCGGCGCCGCGCTGATGCTCGCGCCGGCGCTGCTGCTCACGGCAGTGCGCGCGGTGCACTGGCAGCTGCCCGCAGGGGGCGCGGCGCTGCTGCTGCCCGGGCTCGGCCTCTGCGCGGCGGTGGCGCTCGGTGAAGAGGTGTTCTTCCGCGGCTTCCTCTTCCAGCGCCTCGTGCACGGGCTGGGTCGCTGGCCCGCGCAGCTGCTCGTCGCGGTGCTCTTCGTGGCCACGCACTGGAACAACCCGGGCATGTCGGGCCTCACGCGCGTGTGGGCGAGCGTGAACATCTTCCTCGCGTCACTGCTCTTCGGCGCGGCGTTCCTGCGCACGCGGGCGCTCGCGATGCCGCTCGGCCTGCACCTCGCGGCGAACTGGGTGCAGGGCAGCGTGCTCGGCTTCGGCGTGAGCGGCTTCGGTGGCGCAGGGCTGCTGCAGCCCGAGCTGAAGGGGCCTGACTGGCTCACCGGCGGCGCCTTCGGCCTCGAGGCGAGCCTTCCGGGCCTCCTGTGCGTCGCGGCGCTGCTGGCGCTCGTGCTCCGCTGGCGCGGGGCGTCTCCGGCTGACAATCCCTCACCCTGA